From one Desulfovulcanus ferrireducens genomic stretch:
- the lhgO gene encoding L-2-hydroxyglutarate oxidase → MLETDILIVGAGIVGLSLARELTRKFSNLKITILEKESEVAFHASGRNSGVLHAGFYYDANTLKAKFTVKGNKALTEYCLENSIPINQCGKVVVAVDEKELDGIYELKRRGDTNGVSLEIIDEKELNEIEPNAKTFQKALFSPTTSTVNPKLVCNHIASNFSNNVRILFNRIFLKVKNKQVTTNKEKIKFKYLYNAAGLYADKIAHSFGIGQQYTVLPFKGIYLAYNDDDLIKRHIYPVPNLKNPFLGVHFTKTVNNHVKIGPTAIPAFWRENYTIKERFNLSEFLEIIACQSKLFITNSFNFRSLALSEIKKYDRNFFINEAKKLVKQLDVDNFGDYLQPGIRAQLLNKQTNQLVMDFVVEHAENSTHVLNSVSPAFTTAFAFAEFVIKESEHNFN, encoded by the coding sequence ATGCTCGAAACAGATATTCTGATTGTAGGAGCAGGGATCGTTGGATTAAGTCTTGCGCGTGAACTGACTCGAAAATTTTCCAACCTAAAAATAACTATACTCGAAAAAGAGAGTGAAGTAGCTTTTCATGCCAGTGGACGCAACAGCGGAGTTTTGCATGCGGGCTTTTACTATGACGCTAATACCTTAAAAGCAAAGTTTACTGTTAAAGGAAACAAGGCATTAACTGAGTACTGTCTAGAAAATAGTATTCCTATCAATCAATGTGGAAAAGTCGTTGTTGCTGTCGATGAAAAAGAATTAGATGGTATATATGAGTTAAAACGTCGCGGGGATACAAATGGAGTATCGCTTGAAATTATCGATGAAAAAGAGCTAAACGAAATCGAGCCGAACGCCAAGACATTTCAAAAGGCATTGTTTTCTCCCACAACATCGACAGTTAATCCAAAGTTAGTCTGCAATCATATTGCCTCTAACTTTTCTAATAATGTCCGAATTCTATTTAATAGAATTTTTCTAAAAGTAAAGAACAAACAAGTTACTACCAATAAAGAAAAGATTAAATTTAAGTATCTATATAATGCAGCAGGACTCTATGCAGACAAAATTGCCCATTCATTTGGGATTGGCCAGCAATATACTGTTTTACCATTCAAGGGAATCTATTTAGCCTACAATGATGACGACCTCATTAAGAGACATATCTACCCTGTACCTAATTTAAAAAACCCATTTCTCGGAGTTCACTTTACTAAAACAGTGAACAATCATGTCAAGATAGGCCCCACAGCCATCCCAGCATTTTGGCGAGAAAATTACACCATAAAAGAAAGATTCAATCTTAGCGAGTTTCTTGAAATTATTGCCTGTCAATCCAAGCTGTTCATAACTAACAGCTTCAATTTTAGGTCTCTGGCCCTTAGTGAAATTAAGAAATATGATCGCAACTTTTTTATAAATGAAGCCAAAAAACTTGTTAAGCAGCTAGATGTGGATAATTTCGGTGATTATCTACAGCCCGGAATCAGGGCTCAACTCTTAAATAAACAAACTAATCAACTTGTCATGGATTTTGTAGTGGAACACGCAGAAAATTCAACCCATGTTCTAAACTCCGTATCGCCAGCTTTTACAACAGCCTTTGCCTTTGCTGAATTTGTTATTAAAGAATCCGAACATAATTTTAATTAG
- a CDS encoding TAXI family TRAP transporter solute-binding subunit, whose protein sequence is MKKILFAFIALTLVLGINVKSSQAGRQSLIIATASTGGTYYPVGVAIGTLVSIKLAKKYKITATAINSAGSGENVQMLKNNEAQLAILQALFGSMAYNGEGLYKGNPIKDFRSITMLWENVEHFVLLKKYVKSGNLYDLKGLGQKFSIGKRGSGTEGSGRTIFKALGIEIGKDLIPEYLGYNPSAQAMMDGRIAGANIPAGPPVSAVTQLYAQLGEKKIKVLEFTDEQLEKVRKVYPIWNRYVIKKGTYPSQSEDIHTIAQPNFLAVRPDVPEETVYLITKTIYENLPFLHNIHKATKAMSLEKAIRGLPVPLHPGAARYYKEKGIKIPDYLLKAE, encoded by the coding sequence GTGAAAAAAATTCTGTTTGCATTTATTGCACTAACTCTGGTGCTAGGTATTAATGTAAAATCTTCACAAGCTGGTCGACAAAGTCTGATCATTGCTACAGCTAGTACAGGCGGTACTTACTATCCGGTTGGAGTAGCTATCGGAACACTCGTTAGCATCAAGCTAGCTAAAAAATATAAAATTACTGCTACTGCCATCAACTCGGCTGGTTCAGGTGAAAACGTCCAGATGCTAAAAAATAACGAGGCCCAGCTTGCAATTCTGCAGGCCCTTTTTGGTTCCATGGCCTATAACGGCGAAGGCTTATATAAAGGAAATCCTATTAAAGACTTTCGCTCAATTACTATGTTGTGGGAAAATGTAGAGCACTTTGTTCTTTTAAAAAAATACGTCAAATCTGGTAATTTATATGACCTAAAAGGCCTTGGTCAAAAATTCTCCATCGGCAAAAGAGGTAGCGGTACAGAGGGCTCAGGAAGAACTATATTCAAAGCATTGGGAATCGAAATAGGAAAAGATCTTATCCCTGAATATTTAGGCTACAATCCTTCTGCACAAGCCATGATGGATGGAAGAATCGCAGGCGCCAATATTCCTGCTGGACCTCCTGTCTCAGCCGTTACTCAACTATACGCACAATTAGGCGAAAAAAAGATAAAAGTTCTTGAGTTTACTGACGAACAATTGGAAAAAGTGCGCAAAGTTTATCCAATCTGGAACAGATATGTAATCAAAAAAGGAACCTACCCAAGTCAATCAGAAGACATTCATACTATAGCTCAACCTAACTTTTTGGCAGTTAGACCTGACGTTCCTGAAGAGACAGTCTATTTAATCACCAAAACTATATATGAAAACCTTCCCTTTCTCCACAACATTCACAAAGCCACAAAGGCTATGAGTCTTGAAAAGGCCATAAGAGGTCTGCCAGTGCCATTACATCCTGGAGCCGCAAGATATTATAAAGAAAAAGGGATAAAAATTCCTGATTACTTATTAAAAGCCGAATAA
- a CDS encoding TRAP transporter permease, whose translation MIKKKNKTSTAQDISGEVITTKRTLGSTTSALVYWFSVLTSLFHLWINTIGIMPEIQRNAVHYGLILFLGFIIYPMFPKKAHKTFKFDFLLAIMSLAVAIYLVLFEDALHARNEVPTIIDLISAGIAIILMLEITRRTSGWLIPSLSIFFLMYALFLGKYFEGLWNFPGITWERFLYRMYFAPDGIFGTIATISSTFVFLFVLFGAFLIKSGAGDFIIKLAVSLMGRTIGGPAKMAVFASGLMGSVSGSAVANTVGTGSITIPMMKKVGFPAKFAAAVEAAASTGGQLMPPIMGAGAFIMSQWTQISYLKIVSVAFIPAIMYFLTIAFFIHLRAKKIGLKPLTKEEIPKVTEVLRQGWNFFIPILVLMGFLMYGFTPTFAACAGIAAIVVSSWLNKYTRMGLKDIVDALALGAQNMVTTGVILLCSGIVIGIVLLVGMGIKFSMLISSLAGGSLFLTIILIALASLVLGMGLPVTASYIVLAVLAAPAMTMLGSSLLAAHMLIFWYSQDANVTPPVCLAAYSAAGISGSKPLETGFEAWKLAKGLYIIPLLFVYTPILFEGSIVMVIETVITSLLGLFCFALFFEGYFAKKLNILERILSIIASFLLLYPNIKFHAGGLILFALIFAFQKLAQQKVPELDSLQ comes from the coding sequence ATGATTAAGAAAAAAAACAAAACAAGTACAGCTCAAGATATAAGTGGAGAAGTAATCACTACCAAAAGGACTCTGGGCTCAACCACTTCAGCTCTTGTTTACTGGTTTTCCGTGCTCACCTCTCTATTTCATCTCTGGATAAATACCATTGGCATCATGCCGGAAATTCAGAGAAATGCTGTGCATTACGGTCTCATCCTTTTCCTGGGATTCATCATTTATCCCATGTTCCCTAAAAAAGCTCACAAGACATTTAAGTTTGATTTTCTGCTTGCTATTATGTCTCTTGCCGTTGCCATATATCTTGTCCTCTTTGAAGACGCCCTGCACGCAAGAAATGAAGTACCAACAATAATTGATCTTATCTCTGCCGGAATAGCAATTATTTTGATGCTGGAAATAACAAGGAGAACTTCAGGTTGGTTAATACCTTCACTCTCTATCTTTTTTCTAATGTATGCCCTTTTCCTTGGTAAATATTTTGAAGGACTGTGGAATTTCCCCGGTATTACCTGGGAAAGATTCTTATATAGAATGTATTTTGCCCCTGATGGTATTTTTGGCACTATCGCTACTATCTCTTCAACATTTGTATTTCTCTTTGTTTTATTTGGAGCCTTTCTCATTAAATCAGGTGCGGGAGATTTTATCATCAAGCTTGCTGTCTCATTGATGGGACGAACCATTGGCGGACCTGCCAAAATGGCAGTTTTTGCAAGTGGACTAATGGGAAGTGTTTCAGGAAGTGCAGTGGCCAATACAGTTGGAACCGGCTCCATTACTATACCCATGATGAAAAAAGTAGGATTCCCTGCTAAATTTGCAGCAGCTGTTGAAGCCGCAGCCTCCACTGGCGGCCAACTTATGCCTCCCATTATGGGCGCTGGGGCTTTTATCATGAGCCAATGGACACAAATCTCTTACCTAAAAATCGTATCCGTCGCTTTTATTCCAGCAATCATGTACTTTCTAACCATCGCCTTTTTTATCCATTTAAGGGCCAAAAAAATTGGCCTAAAACCTTTAACCAAAGAGGAAATTCCCAAAGTCACTGAAGTACTTAGACAAGGATGGAACTTCTTTATTCCGATCTTGGTCTTGATGGGATTCTTAATGTATGGGTTTACCCCAACCTTTGCTGCCTGTGCTGGTATAGCAGCGATAGTTGTTTCTAGCTGGCTGAACAAATATACTAGGATGGGCTTAAAAGATATAGTCGACGCCCTTGCCTTGGGCGCTCAAAATATGGTTACTACCGGGGTCATTCTGTTATGCTCTGGAATCGTCATCGGTATAGTTCTTCTCGTAGGCATGGGAATCAAATTCTCTATGCTTATATCTTCACTTGCCGGCGGAAGCCTTTTCTTAACCATTATCTTAATTGCGCTGGCCTCGTTAGTCTTGGGGATGGGTCTGCCGGTAACAGCATCATATATCGTACTCGCCGTATTAGCTGCGCCAGCAATGACCATGCTGGGCTCAAGTTTATTAGCAGCCCACATGTTAATCTTTTGGTATTCTCAGGACGCCAATGTAACTCCTCCGGTCTGTTTGGCGGCCTATTCAGCAGCGGGAATATCAGGCAGCAAGCCCCTGGAAACTGGTTTTGAAGCATGGAAGCTAGCTAAGGGGCTCTATATAATTCCATTACTCTTTGTTTATACTCCCATACTCTTTGAAGGATCTATCGTAATGGTTATTGAAACCGTAATTACATCCCTTTTAGGTTTATTTTGCTTTGCGTTATTTTTTGAAGGATATTTCGCTAAAAAACTAAACATTCTTGAAAGAATTCTGAGTATAATAGCATCTTTCTTGTTGCTTTATCCAAATATTAAATTCCATGCGGGAGGATTAATATTATTTGCCTTAATTTTTGCCTTTCAAAAATTGGCTCAACAAAAAGTCCCTGAGCTTGATTCGCTTCAATAG
- a CDS encoding EAL and HDOD domain-containing protein — protein MNKEDFWEPIFVARQPIFDREQDIWGYELLFRHSQEMNTANVVDGELATQKVIADGFALAKFGLPENVKCLINFPKNLLIEDFAFALPPETSVIEILETVKPEPEIIAACKRLKQAGYLLALDDFVGQPGYEPLLTLADVVKVDVMQLTRAQFEELAARLKKYSCQMLAEKVEDGRMFKLAKRLNFDLFQGFFFSRPEVLAGKKLSVEELTKLRLLKELSRDDFEFSKMAEIVQRDVSLTYRLLKYINSAAFGLSNKIKSITRAMTLLGKKRLLKWLRVVILSEMSIGPSGREVVLLSAQRGRFLQLLALKGQSKLEPEAMFLLGFLSLLDVLLKQPMTELVQELPLDEDIKKGLIDEEHPCHRWLDLARAQEKGDWPKVAELIEVLGLDPSETAICFTKASLWAHEILKTS, from the coding sequence ATGAATAAAGAAGATTTTTGGGAACCTATTTTTGTGGCTAGGCAGCCCATATTTGACCGAGAGCAAGATATTTGGGGTTATGAACTGCTCTTTAGACACAGTCAGGAAATGAACACGGCCAATGTTGTCGACGGCGAGTTAGCTACACAAAAGGTTATTGCTGATGGGTTTGCTTTGGCAAAATTTGGACTGCCGGAAAATGTAAAATGCCTGATCAATTTTCCCAAGAACCTTCTTATCGAAGACTTCGCTTTTGCCCTTCCCCCTGAGACAAGTGTCATTGAAATCTTGGAGACTGTTAAGCCTGAACCAGAAATAATCGCAGCATGTAAAAGGTTAAAACAAGCTGGGTATTTACTGGCTCTGGATGATTTTGTTGGCCAGCCAGGCTATGAACCTTTGCTAACGTTAGCTGATGTGGTCAAGGTGGATGTGATGCAGTTAACCAGAGCTCAGTTTGAGGAGCTGGCTGCTCGCTTAAAGAAGTATTCCTGTCAGATGTTAGCAGAAAAAGTGGAAGATGGACGTATGTTCAAGCTGGCAAAGCGTTTGAACTTTGATCTCTTTCAAGGTTTCTTTTTCAGCCGACCAGAGGTTCTTGCCGGGAAGAAATTGTCAGTTGAGGAACTGACCAAGCTACGATTATTGAAGGAGTTGAGCAGGGATGACTTTGAATTTTCCAAAATGGCTGAGATTGTGCAAAGAGATGTTTCTCTGACCTATCGTCTTCTAAAGTACATAAACTCTGCTGCCTTTGGCTTGAGCAATAAAATCAAATCCATAACCAGGGCCATGACTTTGCTGGGAAAAAAAAGATTACTAAAGTGGTTGAGAGTAGTCATTTTGTCTGAGATGAGTATCGGCCCAAGCGGTAGAGAGGTGGTCCTTCTTTCTGCTCAAAGGGGGCGTTTTTTGCAACTTTTGGCCTTGAAAGGGCAGAGTAAATTGGAGCCGGAGGCCATGTTTTTGTTGGGTTTTTTATCTCTTTTAGATGTACTTTTGAAACAGCCGATGACTGAGCTAGTGCAGGAGTTGCCTTTAGATGAAGATATTAAGAAAGGCCTGATTGATGAAGAACATCCATGTCACAGATGGTTGGACTTGGCTCGGGCTCAGGAGAAAGGTGATTGGCCAAAAGTGGCTGAACTAATCGAGGTCTTGGGGCTTGACCCTTCTGAGACAGCCATTTGTTTTACCAAAGCCTCTCTGTGGGCTCACGAAATTTTAAAAACGTCTTGA
- the argC gene encoding N-acetyl-gamma-glutamyl-phosphate reductase, translated as MGKIAVGIVGVTGYTGMELVRLLQYHPYFELVQVTSRQEAGRALQEIYPFLEGTSLGLLPITIPDPELMARDCDLVFLAVPHGTAMNIAAEFLKLGVKVVDLSADFRLKDKEVYATWYNVEHTQEEFLQEAVYGLPEIYEADIAQARLIANPGCYPTSAILALYPALKFELIDSEQIIIDSKSGASGAGRSAKIGTIFCEVYDNFRAYNLGKHRHTPEIEQELTFACGKEILVSFSTHLLPINRGILTTVYAPLKKKSSIDEIINIYKRFYKDKNWIRILPRNILPETRHVRGTMFCDLGLVKDERTERLIIVSAIDNLCRGASGQAIANANLMYGFDAQTGLNQSALVP; from the coding sequence ATGGGAAAAATAGCTGTAGGGATAGTTGGGGTAACTGGTTATACAGGCATGGAACTGGTTCGCCTGTTACAGTATCATCCTTATTTTGAACTGGTTCAGGTTACTTCGCGGCAGGAGGCGGGCAGGGCCCTGCAGGAGATTTATCCTTTCCTGGAGGGCACAAGCTTGGGCCTTTTGCCTATTACTATACCGGATCCGGAACTTATGGCCAGAGATTGCGACTTGGTTTTTCTGGCTGTGCCGCATGGAACGGCTATGAATATAGCAGCTGAATTTTTAAAGCTTGGGGTTAAAGTTGTTGATTTAAGTGCGGATTTCCGGCTAAAAGATAAAGAGGTCTATGCTACATGGTATAATGTGGAACATACCCAAGAAGAGTTTTTGCAAGAGGCTGTTTATGGTCTTCCAGAAATATATGAGGCAGATATTGCGCAGGCCAGACTTATAGCCAACCCCGGATGTTACCCTACATCGGCAATTTTAGCCTTATATCCTGCCCTTAAATTTGAACTTATTGATAGTGAGCAAATTATTATTGATAGTAAGTCCGGTGCTTCTGGGGCAGGACGGTCGGCAAAAATAGGGACTATTTTTTGTGAAGTATATGATAATTTCCGAGCCTATAATTTGGGTAAACATAGACATACACCTGAGATTGAACAGGAGCTAACTTTTGCCTGCGGAAAAGAAATTTTGGTTTCTTTTAGTACGCATTTACTGCCGATAAATAGAGGGATTTTAACAACGGTTTATGCTCCTTTAAAGAAAAAAAGTTCCATTGATGAGATAATTAATATTTATAAGCGATTTTATAAAGATAAAAATTGGATACGCATCCTTCCCCGTAATATTTTGCCCGAGACTCGCCATGTCAGAGGAACCATGTTTTGTGACCTAGGGCTAGTGAAAGATGAGCGTACAGAGAGACTTATTATTGTATCAGCCATAGATAATTTGTGTCGAGGAGCATCAGGCCAAGCCATTGCCAATGCCAACTTAATGTATGGATTTGATGCGCAAACTGGTTTAAATCAGTCCGCGTTGGTACCATAA
- a CDS encoding DUF1844 domain-containing protein → MSQESEKIKVNDRRIRFDDESQEVPPESEAKKIERKKMAKDYEQAAKQETTNLPKVNFTTFVLSLSSSALMHLGEVPEPESGQVNVNMAMAKHTIDVLAMLEEKTRGNLTPQEDRLLKDVLFEVRMKFVQKAK, encoded by the coding sequence ATGAGTCAGGAAAGTGAAAAGATAAAGGTCAATGATCGCAGAATCAGGTTTGATGATGAGAGTCAGGAGGTACCTCCTGAAAGTGAAGCTAAAAAAATAGAGCGAAAGAAAATGGCCAAAGATTATGAACAGGCAGCAAAGCAAGAGACTACGAACTTGCCTAAGGTTAATTTTACCACTTTTGTTCTTTCTTTAAGTTCGTCAGCCCTTATGCATTTAGGAGAGGTACCTGAGCCGGAATCCGGACAGGTAAATGTCAACATGGCCATGGCCAAGCATACTATTGATGTTTTGGCCATGCTTGAGGAAAAGACTAGGGGCAATTTAACACCTCAAGAAGATCGACTGCTTAAGGATGTTCTCTTTGAAGTACGAATGAAGTTTGTGCAAAAGGCAAAGTAA
- a CDS encoding pyridoxal-phosphate-dependent aminotransferase family protein — MLTPGPTPLPENVRLALSRDMLHHRKDEFKKIMAENQAGLRYLFGTREPVLTLSSSGTGAMVAAVTNLFAPGEKVLVVEGGKFGQRWSDIAQSHGLEVVALPVEWGQAITKEEVENALSRWPDIQGVLVQASETSTGVLHPIKDLAELCQAKDKLLVVDGISAVGISPCPMDKWGIDCLLTGSQKGLMLPPGLAFIALSPKAWERVKAIGPKSFYFNLLKEKARSLQNQTNFTPAINLIVGLKECLEYFKLKGLKNIYKKQKALTEMTRAGVTAIGLEPLVKDDYTLGLTSVLLPPGIDGVKVLKVAAQEYGVVMAGGQDQLKGKIVRIGHMGYVDWSDILAGLYALRQAFVACGGHSGSRDYLEQAMSVYEKVISEPENN, encoded by the coding sequence ATGTTAACTCCAGGGCCAACGCCACTACCTGAAAATGTTCGTCTGGCCCTATCCAGAGACATGCTTCATCATCGCAAGGATGAATTTAAAAAAATAATGGCAGAGAACCAGGCAGGCCTGCGTTATCTTTTTGGGACACGTGAGCCTGTATTGACCTTGAGCTCTTCTGGCACCGGAGCCATGGTTGCGGCTGTGACTAACTTGTTTGCCCCGGGCGAGAAGGTGCTCGTGGTAGAGGGGGGTAAGTTTGGTCAGCGCTGGTCAGATATTGCCCAGTCACATGGCTTGGAGGTGGTAGCTCTGCCTGTAGAATGGGGCCAGGCAATAACGAAGGAAGAAGTAGAAAATGCCCTCTCCCGCTGGCCGGATATTCAGGGTGTTCTGGTCCAGGCCTCGGAGACTTCAACTGGAGTGCTCCATCCCATCAAAGACCTGGCAGAGCTTTGCCAGGCAAAGGATAAGCTTTTGGTAGTGGACGGTATTTCAGCCGTGGGAATTTCTCCTTGTCCAATGGATAAGTGGGGCATAGACTGTCTTTTAACCGGTTCGCAAAAGGGCCTTATGCTTCCCCCTGGTCTTGCTTTTATTGCCTTAAGCCCAAAGGCTTGGGAGCGCGTTAAGGCTATTGGTCCGAAAAGTTTTTATTTTAATCTGCTTAAAGAAAAAGCAAGAAGTTTGCAGAACCAGACCAATTTTACCCCGGCTATCAATCTAATCGTGGGTCTAAAAGAATGTCTGGAATATTTTAAGCTCAAGGGGCTCAAGAATATCTATAAAAAACAAAAGGCCTTGACAGAGATGACACGAGCAGGTGTTACAGCCATAGGTCTTGAACCGCTGGTCAAGGATGATTATACATTAGGACTAACATCTGTTCTCCTTCCTCCCGGTATTGATGGTGTGAAGGTTTTAAAAGTGGCTGCGCAGGAGTATGGAGTGGTCATGGCTGGTGGGCAGGACCAGTTAAAGGGTAAAATCGTGCGTATTGGGCATATGGGCTATGTGGATTGGTCGGATATTCTGGCAGGGCTTTATGCCTTACGTCAGGCTTTTGTGGCTTGCGGGGGACATTCAGGCTCCAGAGACTATCTGGAGCAGGCCATGAGTGTTTATGAAAAGGTAATAAGCGAACCTGAAAACAACTAA
- the polA gene encoding DNA polymerase I → MKRRQKPKTVESIRTRLKLTREPIFLVDGSSFLYRAFYAYPDLKRADGFPTNAIYIVLRMLFKIIKEESPKFLGFFLDGKGPTFRHELFEPYKANRLKMPENLALQIEPLLQGVRSLGLMTKVLEGVEADDCIASLTHRFKQDYPIVIVGSDKDLWQLLDKNVFVWDPGQKKEKLITLETFVAQQGLKPEQWPDFQALVGDKVDNIPGVPGVGPKTALALLKDFPSLEELRAGHDRLKPKMAEKLRPHLDDLLSYRQLTRLKTDCCQEIELEDLKCGQIDTDALISYLKEYEFKSLLKEVPGAARSEFLDSRVRVRENTIKLPINSSTPQQLNPSTTFRNQEVGLFFEQNRWFLGVDSKELEFSESAGSLSQLVASLQGAQIFVPSLKDLLLKDKIWFDLPTSSFFDLSLSAYLLNPEERNYSWKRLYQAFAGEIEVSEESKGLATLKMGQVLRTRIAQASLDQLMQELETPLVPVLVKMEQKGIRIDLHAFKEFLAEVKEELAKLTEQIYAQAGKKFNIRSSQQLAEVLFHDLGLKSRRKTPKGAPSTSIAALQSLVGEHPIIELILKYRTLEKLRSTYLEPLPQKVDERQRLHTHFNQLATATGRLSSSEPNLQNIPIRGEFGPRMRSCFVAAPGKLLVAADYSQIELRILAHMSEDETLLEAFELGQDIHSRTAALLFDKPVEEVTPGERRKAKTINFGLLYGMGPQKLSRELGISLNEAKEFIQIYFSKLKKVQEFYDHIQKEAEKRGYVTTIAGRRRLLPEINSRNANVAGQARRMAINTVVQGSAADIIKKAMILVDKDEVLQKFKAYLILQVHDELILEVEKDYARDAGQRLSEIMSGVYTLKVPLVVDWGVGKNWGEAH, encoded by the coding sequence ATGAAAAGAAGGCAAAAGCCAAAAACTGTAGAAAGCATCAGAACCAGGTTAAAGTTGACGAGAGAGCCTATATTTCTGGTCGATGGGAGTTCTTTTTTATATCGAGCCTTTTATGCTTATCCGGATTTAAAGCGCGCTGATGGTTTCCCCACCAATGCCATCTATATTGTCTTACGCATGCTTTTTAAGATTATTAAAGAGGAAAGCCCAAAGTTTTTGGGTTTCTTTCTGGATGGCAAGGGTCCTACTTTCCGGCATGAACTTTTTGAGCCCTATAAGGCCAATCGGTTGAAGATGCCAGAGAACCTGGCTCTGCAGATCGAGCCTCTTTTGCAGGGAGTAAGAAGCCTGGGGCTGATGACCAAAGTCTTGGAAGGGGTAGAGGCAGATGATTGTATTGCTAGTCTGACACATAGATTTAAGCAAGATTATCCAATAGTTATAGTCGGCTCGGACAAAGATTTATGGCAGCTTCTGGATAAAAATGTATTCGTTTGGGACCCCGGGCAGAAAAAAGAAAAGTTGATCACTCTGGAAACATTTGTCGCTCAGCAGGGACTTAAGCCCGAGCAATGGCCGGATTTCCAGGCCTTGGTCGGGGATAAAGTGGACAACATTCCTGGCGTACCCGGTGTTGGGCCCAAGACAGCTTTAGCCTTGCTTAAAGACTTCCCTTCTTTGGAAGAGTTGCGGGCAGGTCATGATCGGTTAAAGCCAAAGATGGCCGAGAAATTAAGGCCTCATTTAGATGATCTTCTAAGTTATCGTCAATTGACACGTCTGAAAACCGATTGCTGTCAGGAGATAGAACTTGAGGACCTCAAGTGTGGGCAAATAGATACCGATGCCTTGATTTCTTATCTAAAAGAATACGAGTTTAAGTCCCTGCTTAAGGAAGTACCAGGGGCGGCGAGGTCCGAGTTTCTGGATTCGAGAGTCCGGGTTCGAGAGAATACAATAAAGCTTCCTATTAACTCCTCAACTCCTCAACAACTTAACCCCTCAACTACTTTTCGTAATCAGGAGGTAGGGCTTTTTTTTGAGCAAAACAGATGGTTTTTGGGCGTGGATTCCAAGGAGTTGGAATTTAGCGAAAGCGCTGGTTCACTAAGCCAATTAGTGGCGAGCCTGCAAGGGGCCCAGATTTTTGTCCCTAGTTTAAAAGATCTTTTGCTAAAGGATAAAATTTGGTTTGATTTGCCGACCAGTTCTTTTTTTGATCTATCTTTAAGTGCTTATCTTTTAAACCCCGAAGAGAGGAATTATAGCTGGAAAAGGCTTTACCAGGCTTTTGCCGGAGAAATCGAGGTGAGTGAGGAGAGCAAGGGGCTGGCTACGCTAAAGATGGGACAGGTTTTGAGGACGAGAATAGCACAGGCAAGTCTAGATCAACTCATGCAGGAATTGGAGACTCCGCTGGTTCCTGTTTTGGTGAAAATGGAGCAAAAGGGAATTCGTATAGACCTCCATGCTTTTAAAGAGTTTTTAGCCGAGGTTAAGGAAGAGTTAGCCAAGTTAACCGAGCAAATTTATGCCCAGGCCGGAAAGAAATTTAATATTCGCTCCAGCCAGCAATTGGCTGAAGTTTTGTTTCATGATTTAGGTCTTAAGTCCAGGCGGAAGACGCCTAAAGGGGCCCCCTCAACTTCTATTGCTGCTTTACAGTCTTTAGTCGGGGAACATCCGATCATAGAGTTGATTCTGAAATATCGAACTCTGGAAAAGCTTCGCTCTACCTATTTGGAACCCTTGCCCCAAAAGGTAGATGAGAGGCAGAGACTGCACACCCATTTTAACCAGCTTGCTACGGCTACTGGCAGATTGTCCAGTAGCGAACCCAATCTACAAAATATTCCTATTCGCGGTGAGTTTGGACCCAGAATGAGGTCATGTTTTGTGGCTGCTCCGGGTAAACTTCTGGTAGCTGCTGACTATTCTCAAATTGAATTGCGCATTCTGGCCCATATGTCAGAAGATGAGACCCTCTTGGAAGCCTTTGAGCTGGGCCAGGACATCCATTCCCGGACTGCTGCCCTGCTTTTTGATAAACCTGTCGAGGAAGTAACCCCTGGAGAACGTAGAAAGGCAAAGACCATTAATTTTGGTCTTCTCTATGGCATGGGGCCACAAAAATTGAGCCGCGAACTGGGTATATCCTTAAACGAGGCCAAGGAATTTATTCAAATTTATTTTAGTAAATTAAAAAAGGTCCAGGAATTTTACGATCATATCCAGAAAGAGGCCGAAAAAAGAGGTTATGTAACAACCATTGCCGGTCGAAGAAGGCTGCTTCCGGAAATAAATTCCAGAAATGCCAATGTCGCCGGGCAGGCTCGTCGTATGGCCATTAACACCGTGGTCCAGGGATCTGCAGCAGATATAATCAAAAAAGCCATGATATTGGTAGATAAGGATGAAGTTTTACAAAAGTTTAAGGCCTACCTTATTTTACAGGTCCATGATGAGCTTATCCTGGAAGTTGAAAAGGATTATGCACGGGATGCCGGCCAGAGGCTTTCTGAAATAATGAGCGGGGTCTATACACTGAAGGTTCCTCTGGTAGTGGATTGGGGAGTTGGTAAAAATTGGGGAGAGGCACATTAG